Proteins from one Mesorhizobium sp. M9A.F.Ca.ET.002.03.1.2 genomic window:
- a CDS encoding MerR family transcriptional regulator: protein MDKSPDAFRTISEVAEDLDLPQHVLRFWETRFNQIKPMKRGGGRRYYRPQDVELIKGIRHMLYDQGYTIKGVQKLLRENGNHFLVAIGNGDMAAVEAIAQRRQADAVPLTPAAQPRGADDEMLVGEPKVKPSRRFFGIGKTDDEGPVQPGTSKLSRDNRALLQEALFDLLECKRLLDQVR from the coding sequence ATGGACAAGAGCCCCGATGCTTTCCGCACCATCAGTGAGGTCGCAGAAGATCTCGACCTGCCGCAGCACGTGCTGCGTTTCTGGGAAACGCGTTTCAATCAGATCAAGCCGATGAAGCGCGGCGGTGGCCGCCGCTACTACCGGCCGCAGGATGTCGAACTGATCAAAGGCATCCGCCACATGCTCTACGACCAGGGCTACACGATCAAGGGCGTGCAGAAGCTGCTGCGCGAGAACGGCAACCATTTCCTGGTCGCCATCGGCAATGGCGACATGGCAGCGGTCGAGGCGATCGCGCAGCGCCGGCAGGCCGATGCGGTGCCGCTGACGCCGGCTGCCCAGCCGCGCGGCGCGGATGACGAGATGCTGGTTGGCGAGCCCAAGGTGAAACCCAGCCGGCGCTTTTTCGGCATTGGCAAGACCGACGACGAAGGCCCGGTGCAACCGGGCACGTCGAAACTCTCGCGTGACAATCGCGCTTTGCTGCAGGAGGCGCTGTTCGACCTTCTGGAGTGCAAGCGCCTGCTCGATCAGGTGCGCTGA
- a CDS encoding helix-turn-helix transcriptional regulator translates to MPHIAKKEPISELAAIEAVPDHSALRAIRETRGYSMEELSLTCGLAVDEIADIENGRSADPSKLRRIASALRLPENALIDTAVLAQSAENRPVS, encoded by the coding sequence ATGCCCCACATAGCAAAAAAAGAGCCCATCTCCGAACTGGCGGCAATCGAAGCTGTGCCTGATCACAGCGCCCTCAGAGCCATCCGGGAAACCAGGGGATACAGCATGGAAGAGCTGTCCCTGACGTGCGGCCTGGCGGTCGATGAGATCGCGGACATCGAAAACGGCAGGAGTGCCGACCCGTCGAAGCTTCGACGAATAGCCTCTGCGCTTCGGCTTCCGGAAAACGCGCTGATCGATACAGCCGTTCTGGCACAATCCGCGGAAAATCGACCCGTCTCGTAA
- a CDS encoding O-antigen ligase family protein, whose product MSAVTRELPPAVVNAKLIALIASGAVFLGVFLSGFVIDEPAPYDLYMAGLMAVWTLFGLRISRAAAPLLVLLVIMNIGGMISMTQMSDIASTPLYLSVSLFLAFTAAFFASVTSVQPSLYRSIFLAYVMSAVLTSMLGIAGYFHAFPGAEIFTKYDRATGAFQDPNVFGPFLVLPGIYLLHLLLTGPVSRMPLLAVPLLIITAGIFFSFSRGAWGMFGVAAILLTGALFLQSASGMFRLRVVVMTVAAISLLVVAMLVILQLPGVSEMFSSRAQLEQSYDTARLGRFARYTIGFQMALEHPLGIGPLVFGTIFGEDTHDIWLKMLMDYGWLGFVSFLTLTCWTIAAGFRILLRDRPWQPYLLCAYVAFIGNIGLGTFIDIDHWRHVYLLLGLIWGAIALEYRHQRQLRPAAQPMPAAAIPSGRKAAEFG is encoded by the coding sequence TTGAGCGCCGTCACGCGCGAACTGCCGCCGGCCGTGGTCAACGCCAAGCTGATCGCGCTGATTGCGTCGGGCGCGGTTTTCCTCGGCGTCTTCCTGTCCGGTTTCGTCATCGACGAGCCGGCGCCATACGACCTCTACATGGCCGGGCTGATGGCGGTGTGGACCCTGTTCGGCCTGCGCATATCGCGCGCGGCGGCGCCGCTGCTGGTGCTCTTGGTGATCATGAACATCGGCGGCATGATCTCGATGACCCAGATGTCGGATATTGCCAGCACCCCGCTCTATCTCTCGGTGTCGCTGTTCCTTGCCTTCACCGCGGCTTTCTTCGCCTCGGTGACATCGGTCCAGCCCAGTCTCTACCGGTCGATCTTCCTGGCCTATGTGATGTCGGCGGTGCTGACCTCGATGCTTGGTATAGCAGGCTATTTCCATGCCTTCCCTGGGGCGGAGATCTTCACCAAGTACGACCGCGCCACGGGCGCCTTCCAGGATCCGAACGTGTTCGGGCCGTTCCTGGTGCTGCCCGGCATCTACCTGCTCCATCTCCTGCTGACAGGCCCAGTCTCACGCATGCCCTTGCTGGCGGTGCCGCTGCTGATCATCACGGCCGGCATTTTCTTCTCCTTCTCGCGCGGCGCCTGGGGCATGTTCGGCGTTGCGGCGATCCTGCTCACCGGCGCTCTGTTCCTGCAGAGCGCCAGCGGCATGTTCCGGCTGCGTGTCGTCGTCATGACCGTCGCCGCCATCTCGCTGCTGGTCGTCGCGATGCTTGTCATCCTGCAGCTGCCGGGCGTCTCGGAGATGTTTTCCAGCCGCGCCCAGCTGGAGCAGAGTTATGACACCGCCCGCCTCGGCCGCTTCGCCCGCTACACGATCGGTTTCCAGATGGCGCTGGAGCATCCGCTCGGCATCGGCCCGCTCGTCTTCGGCACGATTTTCGGCGAGGACACGCACGACATCTGGCTGAAGATGCTGATGGACTATGGCTGGCTCGGCTTCGTGTCGTTCCTGACGCTGACGTGCTGGACGATCGCCGCCGGCTTCCGCATTCTCCTGCGCGACAGGCCGTGGCAGCCCTATCTTCTGTGCGCCTATGTCGCCTTCATCGGCAATATCGGCTTGGGCACCTTCATCGACATCGATCATTGGCGCCATGTCTATCTGCTGCTCGGACTGATCTGGGGCGCCATCGCGCTCGAATACCGCCATCAGCGGCAATTAAGGCCGGCGGCGCAGCCCATGCCGGCGGCTGCAATTCCATCTGGCAGAAAAGCCGCCGAATTCGGTTGA
- a CDS encoding undecaprenyl-phosphate glucose phosphotransferase, giving the protein MNEIDPARRFSIEAVRKFDGPPESPTSGGMNDVARQVATQYRRDTMSPIMVSGVLRMVEFALLFLSGLSLYLHYVGFFNHLAWQYPLTIAAASFLAVVLFDVTDCYQIVSLMRPIANFGRLLLVWAGTFALMALTAFIMKMSEDYSRLLFGTWFVVGFVLIFGLRLMMSKLIRRWARDGRMERRAVIVGGGTAAEVLIRSVEKQPYNDIRICGIFDDRGDKRSPPIVAGYPKLGTVSELIEFARIARIDMLIVSLPLTAESRVLQLLKKLWVLPVDIRLSAHSNALQFRPRSYSYIGSVPMLDIFDKPINDWDSVAKRAFDIVFSIIGIIVFSPVMLATAIAIKLDSKGPVLFHQKRHGFNNEVIEVYKFRSMYTDKADPTAKQTVTKNDPRVTRVGRFIRKTSIDELPQFFNSLFGSLSLVGPRPHAIAAQSHNLLYNEVVDGYFARHKVKPGVTGWAQINGWRGEMDTNEKIRMRTEYDLYYIENWSLLFDLRILFLTPVRLLNTENAY; this is encoded by the coding sequence ATGAACGAGATCGACCCCGCGCGCCGCTTTTCGATAGAGGCGGTGCGTAAATTCGACGGTCCTCCCGAGAGCCCGACGTCCGGCGGCATGAATGACGTCGCCCGTCAGGTCGCGACGCAGTACCGGCGCGATACCATGTCGCCGATCATGGTCAGCGGCGTCCTGCGCATGGTCGAATTCGCGCTGCTGTTCCTGTCAGGTCTCAGCCTCTATCTCCATTATGTCGGCTTCTTCAACCATCTCGCCTGGCAATATCCGCTGACGATCGCCGCCGCCTCGTTCCTCGCCGTGGTGCTGTTCGACGTCACCGACTGCTACCAGATCGTCTCGCTGATGCGGCCGATTGCCAATTTCGGCCGTCTCCTGCTGGTCTGGGCCGGCACCTTTGCCCTGATGGCACTGACGGCATTCATCATGAAGATGTCGGAGGATTACTCGCGCCTGCTTTTCGGCACCTGGTTCGTCGTCGGTTTCGTGCTGATCTTCGGCCTCAGGCTCATGATGTCCAAGCTGATCCGGCGCTGGGCGCGCGACGGGCGCATGGAGCGTCGCGCCGTCATCGTCGGCGGCGGCACGGCGGCGGAAGTCCTGATCCGCTCCGTCGAAAAGCAGCCTTACAACGACATCCGCATCTGCGGCATCTTCGACGACCGCGGCGACAAGCGCTCGCCACCCATCGTCGCCGGCTACCCGAAGCTCGGCACCGTTTCCGAGCTCATCGAGTTCGCCCGCATCGCCCGCATCGACATGCTGATCGTGTCGCTGCCGCTGACCGCCGAATCGCGCGTCCTGCAGCTTTTGAAGAAGCTGTGGGTGCTGCCGGTCGATATCCGGCTATCGGCGCATTCGAACGCGCTGCAGTTCCGGCCGCGCTCCTATTCCTACATCGGCTCCGTGCCGATGCTCGATATCTTCGACAAGCCGATCAACGACTGGGATTCGGTCGCCAAGCGCGCCTTCGACATCGTCTTCTCGATCATCGGCATCATCGTGTTCTCGCCGGTCATGCTGGCGACCGCGATCGCCATCAAGCTCGACAGCAAGGGACCGGTGCTGTTCCACCAGAAGCGGCACGGCTTCAACAATGAGGTCATCGAGGTCTACAAGTTCCGCTCGATGTATACGGACAAGGCGGACCCGACGGCCAAGCAGACGGTGACCAAGAACGACCCGCGCGTCACCCGCGTCGGCCGCTTCATCCGCAAGACCTCGATCGACGAGTTGCCGCAGTTCTTCAATTCGCTTTTCGGTTCGCTGTCGCTGGTCGGCCCGCGCCCGCACGCCATTGCCGCCCAGTCGCACAATCTCCTCTACAATGAGGTGGTCGACGGCTATTTCGCACGCCACAAGGTCAAGCCCGGCGTCACCGGCTGGGCGCAGATCAATGGCTGGCGCGGCGAGATGGACACCAACGAGAAGATACGCATGCGGACGGAGTACGACCTCTATTACATCGAGAACTGGTCGCTGCTGTTCGATCTGAGGATCCTGTTCCTGACACCGGTCCGGTTGCTCAATACGGAAAACGCCTATTGA